The Amycolatopsis sp. QT-25 genomic sequence CTCGGTGGCCTCGGCGTCGCGATCATCTCGACGTCGTCCGGCCTCCAGACCGACCGTCAGGCCAAGCGCAACAGCGTGGGCGGCGAAGTCCTCGCCTACGTCTGGTAAGGAAGGGGGCACAGACATGTCACGCATCGGAAAGCTGCCGGTCGCCGTCCCCTCCGGGGTCGAGGTGACCATCGATGGTCAGCACATTCAGGTCAAGGGGCCCAAGGGCACCCTTGAGCACACCATCGCCGAGCCGATCACCGTGGAGCGCGCCGAGGACGGCACGCTGCAGGTGAAGCGGCCCGACGAGGAGCGCACCAGCCGTGCCCTGCACGGTCTCACCCGGACGTTGGTCAACAACCTCGTCGTCGGTGTGACCGAGGGCTACGAGAAGAAGCTCGAGATCCACGGTGTCGGTTACCGCGTGCAGGCCAAGGGCTCGGACCTCGAGTTCGCCCTCGGCTACAGCCACCCGGTGAAGATCGAGGCCCCGGAAGGCATCACCTTCAAGGTCGAGACCCCCACCCGGTTCTCGGTCTCGGGCATCGACAAGCAGAAGGTCGGCCAGATCGCCGCGGTCATCCGCAAGCTGCGCCGCCCGGACCCGTACAAGGGCAAGGGCCTGCGCTACGAGGGTGAGAAGATCCGCCGCAAGGTCGGAAAGACGGGTAAGTGATCATGAGCGACACGACTACGAAGCGCAAGCCGGTCGGCAAGGACATCTCGACCCGCCGCCGCGTCGCGAAGGCCCGTCGGCACTTCCGCCTTCGCAAGAAGATCAACGGCACGGACCAGCGTCCGCGCCTGGTCGTCAAGCGTTCGTCGCGGCACATCGCCGTGCAGCTGATCGACGACCTCGCCGGCAAGACCCTGGCGTCGGCGTCCACCCTCGAGGCGGACGTCCGCGCGCTGGAAGGCGACAAGAAGGCCAAGGCCGCCAAGGTCGGGGAACTCGTCGCCGCCCGCGCCAAGAACGCCGGTGTCTCGACCGTGGTGTTCGACCGTGGTGGCAACGCCTACCACGGCCGCATCGCGGCACTCGCCGACGCCGCGCGTGAGGCGGGGTTGGAGTTCTGATGCAGCAGATGCTCGTGAATGGAAGGAAAGCCTGATGCCGGGACGTACACGGCAATTCGGCGGTGGCCAGGGCGGACCCGGCGGGCAGGGCGGCAACGACCGCAATGACCGTCGCGACCGCCGTGACCGGCGCGACAGCGGCCGTGGCGGGGCCGGCCAGGAAAAGACCCCGCACCTCGAGAAGGTCGTGACGATCAACCGCGTCGCCAAGGTCGTCAAGGGTGGTCGTCGCTTCAGCTTCACCGCCCTGGTGGTCGTCGGTGACGGCGACGGTCAGGTCGGCGTCGGCTACGGCAAGGCCAAGGAAGTTCCCGCGGCCATCGCCAAGGGCGTCGAGGAAGCGAAGAAGAACTTCTTCCGCGTTCCTCGCGTCGGCGGCACCATTCCCCACCCGATCCAGGGTGAGGAAGCCGCCGGTGTCGTGCTGCTGCGTCCGGCTTCCGCCGGTACCGGTGTCATCGCCGGTGGTCCCGTCCGCGCGGTGCTGGAGTGCGCGGGTGTCCACGACGTGCTGTCGAAGTCGCTCGGCTCCGACAACGCGATCAACATCGTGCACGCGACCGTGGCGGCCCTGAAGGGTCTGCAGCGTCCCGAAGAGGTCGCGGCCCGCCGCGGTCTCCCGCTCGAGGACGTCGCCCCGGCTCGGATGCTGCGCCAGCGCGCTGGTCAGGGGGTCTGACATGACTCAGCTCAAGGTGACTCAGGTCAAGAGCAAGATCGGCACCAAGCACAACCACCGTGAATCGCTGCGTACCCTCGGGCTGCGCAAGATCCGGCAGTCTGTGGTGCGTGAAGACACCCCCCAGGTTCGCGGCCTCATCCACACGGTCCGCCACCTGGTGGAGGTCGAGGAGGTCAAGGCATGACTGCCATCAAGATCCACCACCTTCGTCCGGCTCCTGGCGCGAAGCGCGACAAGATCCGCGTCGGCCGTGGTGAGGGCTCGAAGGGCAAGACCGCCGGTCGCGGTACCAAGGGCACCAAGGCCCGGAAGAACGTGCCCGCCGGTTTCGAGGGTGGGCAGATGCCCATCCACATGCGGCTCCCGAAGCTTCGCGGCTTCAAGAACCGCTTCCGCACCGAGTACCAGCCGGTGAACCTGGGCGACATCGCCCGCGTTTTCCCGGAGGGTGGCAAGGTCGGCAACGAGGAGCTCGTCGCGAAGGGTCTTGTTCGCAAGAACAAGCTCGTGAAGGTGCTCGGCAACGGTGACCTGAACGGCGTCAAGCTGGACGTCACCGCCGACGCTTTCTCCGGCTCCGCCAAGGAGAAGCTCTCCGCCGCCGGTGGCTCCGCCACCACGCTCTGAGCTTTCTTCGCCCGCTTCACCGAAAGGCCCGCCCGGCTCCGCCCGGCGGGCCTTTCGCTTGCGCTCCCCCCTCGCGGTCGGAGCGCGTTTAGCCCCCTAAACGCGATCCGGCTTTCGGCCCCCGCGTCCGCGCCGACCTGCGTTTAGCGGGCTAACCGCGCTCCGGTACCCGGGCGCGGGCCTCAGCGGCGGAGCGCGTTCAGCGGGCTAAACGCGCTCCGCCGGTCGCCCAGGTGCTTGACGACCGGATCGCGCTTAGCCCGCTGAACGCGAGTCGGCCAGCCGGGGCAAGAGCATGGCGCAAGGGTCCCTGAGCTGGGAAGGTCGTGAGGTGGCCATACCTCCTGGACAGGATCAGCAGCCGGAAGTCCCGCCGATGGTCGTATCGGTTTCGGGCCCCATGGATCCCGTAGGCGAGCCGTCGCGGTCTGACCGGTTCGAGCCTCGCAGGCTCGTCGCGGCGGGATTGGCCGCTCTGGCCATGATGCTGACCCTCGTGGCCTGCTTCTTCCCGCTCTTCACTACTGAGCACCGGCTCAGCGTCGGTTCCAGCGAGCGGGTCATGCTCGTGTTCGTGCAGGGCGCGTGGGACACCACGGCGAATCAAGTCGGCCAACCCACGTTCACCATGTCGACAGCGCCGATAGGTATCCCGCTCCTGGTCGCCGCGGCGATCCTCCTGGCGGCCGCGGTCGTCGGTGCGCGAGTGGCAGGGCTTCGACGTCCAGGTGCTTCGGACAGGTGGCTCACCACCATCGCTGCGGTCTTCCTCGCCGGAGTCGTCATCACTGTCGCCACGCTGGGGAGTGGACGTGAGCTGGGAGAGGACGTCAAGGTGACCTTGACGCTGGAAGCGGGAATGTGGGCGCTCTTCGCCGCGGTCACCGCGGCAGTGGGTGCGGCGGTCATGCGTCACCGTGTCCAGGGGGACGGCGTTCCGGTCGACGGCGACTCGGCTCTCGCGGAAATGCCCACACCGAAGGACGGCCTCTCCATCATGGTGCTTCCGCCGGAGCCACGGCCGGAGACACCGGACTATTCGGCCTTCGCACCTCCGCCGGATTCGGACACGAAGGATCGCG encodes the following:
- the rpsE gene encoding 30S ribosomal protein S5 yields the protein MPGRTRQFGGGQGGPGGQGGNDRNDRRDRRDRRDSGRGGAGQEKTPHLEKVVTINRVAKVVKGGRRFSFTALVVVGDGDGQVGVGYGKAKEVPAAIAKGVEEAKKNFFRVPRVGGTIPHPIQGEEAAGVVLLRPASAGTGVIAGGPVRAVLECAGVHDVLSKSLGSDNAINIVHATVAALKGLQRPEEVAARRGLPLEDVAPARMLRQRAGQGV
- the rplO gene encoding 50S ribosomal protein L15, which codes for MTAIKIHHLRPAPGAKRDKIRVGRGEGSKGKTAGRGTKGTKARKNVPAGFEGGQMPIHMRLPKLRGFKNRFRTEYQPVNLGDIARVFPEGGKVGNEELVAKGLVRKNKLVKVLGNGDLNGVKLDVTADAFSGSAKEKLSAAGGSATTL
- the rplF gene encoding 50S ribosomal protein L6, whose product is MSRIGKLPVAVPSGVEVTIDGQHIQVKGPKGTLEHTIAEPITVERAEDGTLQVKRPDEERTSRALHGLTRTLVNNLVVGVTEGYEKKLEIHGVGYRVQAKGSDLEFALGYSHPVKIEAPEGITFKVETPTRFSVSGIDKQKVGQIAAVIRKLRRPDPYKGKGLRYEGEKIRRKVGKTGK
- the rplR gene encoding 50S ribosomal protein L18, translating into MSDTTTKRKPVGKDISTRRRVAKARRHFRLRKKINGTDQRPRLVVKRSSRHIAVQLIDDLAGKTLASASTLEADVRALEGDKKAKAAKVGELVAARAKNAGVSTVVFDRGGNAYHGRIAALADAAREAGLEF
- the rpmD gene encoding 50S ribosomal protein L30; translation: MTQLKVTQVKSKIGTKHNHRESLRTLGLRKIRQSVVREDTPQVRGLIHTVRHLVEVEEVKA